The Gemmata palustris genome includes a region encoding these proteins:
- a CDS encoding helix-turn-helix transcriptional regulator — translation MTHATDPGTEASTPGAEGLLIDIGQLAVLLRRSVASLERDQAAGRLPAQVYVGGSRRWRRAEIVAWVAAGCPPRDRWNEMRIAGGK, via the coding sequence ATGACGCACGCGACCGACCCGGGAACCGAAGCGTCGACGCCGGGCGCGGAGGGGCTGTTGATCGACATCGGCCAACTGGCGGTGCTGTTGCGCCGCTCGGTGGCCTCGCTCGAGCGCGACCAGGCGGCCGGGCGCCTCCCGGCCCAGGTGTACGTGGGCGGCTCCCGGCGCTGGCGCCGGGCCGAAATCGTGGCGTGGGTCGCGGCCGGGTGCCCGCCCCGGGACCGCTGGAACGAGATGCGGATCGCGGGGGGGAAATAA